The following are encoded together in the Pedobacter steynii genome:
- a CDS encoding alpha-amylase, with the protein MDNQTLLQYFHWYYNEEAKLWDKAKNEAEALAGTGITGLWFPPAYKASSGASSVGYDPYDLYDLGEFNQKDTVETKYGSKAAYQEAIKVLQQNGIAVIADVVFNHKAGADELEKVMVRSVNPENREEFTSEAFEIEAWTRFDFPGRGGQYSSFIWDKDCFSGIDWAEDRKETGIFSIQNQYGEGWEEVPSKELGNYDYLMFNDLEFRNPEVRADLKQWGEWYVHTCGMRGFRLDAVKHISTEFLIDWLDHMKATFEEGFFVVAENWNIESREELQHYLELTEGRMQLFDSLLHRNFQLAAKEKEHYDLTKIFDDTLVQSHPLLTVTFVDNHDSQPLQALESYVEWWFRPLAYALILFREQGIPCLFYPDLYGAKYTDENKEGKEVSVELPVLSSLSAMVKIRKALAYGPQRDYLDFSNCIGWTRAGIPEKEDSGLAVLMSNGAEGFKAMEMGIEHQGKLMIDAIGGRKEEVRVNETGWAEFFCDAESLAVWVFKQEN; encoded by the coding sequence ATGGACAATCAAACGCTGCTGCAATATTTTCATTGGTACTATAATGAAGAAGCAAAGTTATGGGATAAAGCAAAAAATGAAGCGGAAGCACTCGCCGGGACAGGTATTACGGGGCTTTGGTTTCCTCCGGCTTATAAAGCAAGTTCGGGAGCTTCTTCTGTAGGTTACGACCCTTATGATCTTTACGATCTGGGTGAATTTAATCAAAAGGATACGGTAGAAACGAAGTATGGGTCTAAGGCTGCTTATCAGGAAGCCATAAAGGTGTTGCAGCAAAATGGAATTGCGGTTATTGCGGATGTGGTCTTTAACCATAAGGCGGGAGCTGATGAGCTGGAAAAGGTGATGGTCAGGTCTGTCAATCCTGAAAACAGAGAAGAGTTTACTTCAGAAGCATTTGAAATTGAGGCATGGACCCGGTTTGATTTCCCTGGAAGAGGAGGACAATATTCTTCGTTCATATGGGATAAAGATTGTTTTAGCGGAATAGACTGGGCGGAGGACCGGAAAGAAACGGGTATCTTTTCCATTCAGAACCAATATGGGGAAGGATGGGAGGAGGTACCCTCTAAGGAACTGGGAAATTATGATTACCTGATGTTCAATGACCTGGAGTTCAGGAATCCGGAAGTGAGGGCAGACCTGAAACAATGGGGAGAGTGGTATGTTCATACCTGCGGCATGAGGGGATTCCGGCTGGATGCAGTGAAACACATCTCTACTGAGTTTTTAATCGATTGGCTGGACCATATGAAAGCTACTTTTGAAGAAGGTTTTTTTGTAGTAGCAGAAAACTGGAATATCGAAAGCCGGGAAGAGCTTCAGCATTATCTGGAGCTGACAGAGGGGAGAATGCAGCTGTTTGATTCCCTTCTTCACCGGAATTTTCAGCTTGCAGCCAAAGAGAAGGAACATTACGACCTGACTAAAATATTTGACGATACCCTGGTTCAAAGTCATCCTTTGCTGACGGTTACTTTTGTAGACAACCATGATTCGCAGCCTTTACAGGCATTGGAATCTTACGTGGAATGGTGGTTTCGCCCACTGGCCTATGCCTTAATCCTTTTTCGGGAGCAGGGGATCCCCTGCCTTTTTTATCCTGACCTGTATGGGGCGAAGTATACAGATGAAAATAAAGAAGGGAAAGAGGTGAGCGTAGAACTTCCGGTATTGTCTTCCTTAAGCGCAATGGTTAAGATCAGAAAGGCACTCGCTTATGGACCACAGCGCGATTACCTGGATTTTTCCAATTGCATCGGCTGGACAAGGGCAGGGATCCCCGAAAAGGAAGATTCCGGCCTGGCAGTATTGATGAGCAATGGAGCGGAAGGTTTTAAGGCAATGGAAATGGGGATCGAACATCAGGGAAAGCTCATGATCGATGCAATAGGTGGTAGAAAAGAGGAAGTAAGGGTAAATGAAACCGGTTGGGCAGAGTTTTTCTGTGATGCGGAAAGCCTTGCAGTATGGGTATTTAAACAGGAAAACTAA
- a CDS encoding DUF5103 domain-containing protein, translated as MGRTGFGHYGNGRKMIKPGGFLFLLLLSIQIAVAQNRQFVYDNKVYLPEIRTVQCYNTQKEQSLPVIALNSNEQLYFSFDDLNGGSKIYSYTIEQCTSDWKPSRLSPLDYLEGLSEDRITEYKYSFSTLQKYTNYSLILPNSQIKPKISGNYLLKVYEEGNPQQAVLSQRFYVVGKQVDVGINVTASQQVSLRQRNQKIDLTIAHTTPIQNPSLDLKAVIMQNGIPQTAILNTNPTFIRPGALVYNDLNSNDFPAGNEFRKFDIRSFRYKAENVQEIIREDTAINVTLFTDINGNAAKFTNRFDENGNFYIRNMEGRDPNTDSDYANIQFSLNASPPATAGDAYVVGRFNNYVLNEASKLSYEPSRRRFYKNIKLKQGLYDYKYVWLDKQSGKTDQSLFEGSFFETENTYQVFVYYRRPGSRWEELIGFVNVNTTKR; from the coding sequence ATGGGAAGAACTGGCTTCGGACATTATGGAAATGGAAGAAAAATGATAAAACCAGGCGGATTCTTATTCCTGCTGTTATTAAGTATACAGATTGCTGTGGCTCAGAACCGGCAATTTGTATACGACAATAAAGTTTACCTGCCCGAAATAAGGACGGTACAATGTTACAATACACAGAAAGAACAATCCCTGCCTGTTATCGCACTGAACTCTAACGAACAGCTTTATTTTTCTTTTGATGACCTGAATGGTGGCAGTAAAATCTATTCCTATACCATAGAGCAGTGTACTTCCGACTGGAAGCCATCCCGTCTTTCCCCGCTGGATTACCTGGAGGGCCTTTCCGAAGACAGAATTACGGAATATAAATATTCTTTCAGCACTTTACAGAAATACACCAATTACTCCCTGATCTTACCCAACTCCCAGATTAAACCGAAAATATCCGGTAACTACTTACTGAAAGTATACGAGGAAGGTAATCCTCAGCAGGCTGTGCTCTCTCAACGGTTTTATGTGGTTGGTAAACAAGTCGATGTAGGGATTAATGTTACGGCAAGTCAGCAGGTTTCCCTGCGTCAGCGCAACCAGAAGATAGATCTGACCATCGCCCATACTACGCCGATACAGAATCCTTCCCTTGATTTAAAAGCGGTCATCATGCAAAATGGCATTCCTCAGACTGCCATACTCAATACAAACCCAACTTTTATCAGACCCGGCGCATTGGTATACAACGACCTGAACAGCAACGATTTCCCTGCAGGGAATGAATTCAGAAAGTTTGATATCCGCAGCTTCCGGTATAAAGCGGAGAATGTACAGGAAATCATCAGAGAAGATACTGCGATTAACGTTACCCTCTTTACCGACATCAACGGCAATGCCGCCAAGTTTACCAACAGGTTTGATGAGAACGGCAACTTCTACATCAGAAATATGGAAGGCCGGGATCCAAATACAGACAGCGATTATGCCAATATTCAGTTTAGCTTAAATGCCAGCCCTCCGGCTACCGCAGGAGACGCCTATGTAGTGGGCCGTTTCAATAACTATGTATTAAATGAAGCGAGTAAGCTCAGTTATGAGCCTTCCCGTCGTCGTTTTTATAAAAACATCAAGTTAAAACAAGGCTTATACGATTATAAGTATGTATGGCTGGATAAGCAAAGCGGAAAAACAGATCAGTCCCTGTTTGAAGGGTCTTTCTTCGAAACAGAAAACACCTACCAGGTATTTGTCTATTACCGCAGACCGGGTTCCCGCTGGGAAGAACTCATTGGTTTTGTGAATGTGAATACCACCAAAAGATAA
- a CDS encoding ABC-F family ATP-binding cassette domain-containing protein, whose product MISINDLTFLIGSRALYEEANWHIKPGERIGLIGANGTGKSTLLKIIVGEYGPSSGTISMSKDLKIGYLNQDLLSYDSHHSILHVAMEAFERQNQLHDEIEVLLKKIETDYSEEVLNKLSDKQQEFEALDGYNIEYRANEILAGLGFSTADQHRPLNTFSGGWRMRVMLAKILLQTPDILLLDEPTNHMDLPSIKWLETYLLSFEGAIVIVSHDRYFLDKVVNRIVESRKGKLTPYAGNYTFYLEEKALRGEIQKGEFKNQQAKIKQEERLIERFRAKASKAKMAQSRMKALDKMERVEDVDDDNPTVNFQFKFSKPSGRHVIRIEEATKSYPNVDILENAEGVIEKGDKIALIGANGKGKSTLLRIIAGAEAFQGKCETGHNVTTTFFAQHQLESLHLDNTILEELQAFAPKHTDTELRGILGCFLFTGDDVFKKIRVLSGGEKSRVALAKSLTTDSNFLILDEPTNHLDIQSVNILIQALTQYEGTFIAVSHDRYFLDNVANKIWFIEDKDIKEYPGTYAEYEEWNAKRPPAAPSTVPVRPDKEVKPKVAEEKAAPSNQQQLKKLNDQLKKIEAEIAVFEQNVKSIEAEIADETVYSNAVKLAAANKNYIDAKHELDNAQNKWEELASDIMEMEEK is encoded by the coding sequence ATGATTTCAATAAACGACTTAACATTCCTGATAGGCTCCAGAGCTTTATACGAAGAGGCAAACTGGCACATTAAACCAGGCGAGAGAATTGGATTAATCGGAGCCAACGGAACCGGTAAATCTACCCTTCTAAAAATAATAGTTGGAGAGTATGGCCCTTCTTCGGGTACCATTTCCATGTCCAAAGACCTGAAGATAGGTTACCTGAACCAGGATTTACTTTCTTACGATTCACACCATAGTATTTTACACGTTGCGATGGAGGCCTTTGAGCGCCAAAATCAACTTCATGATGAGATTGAAGTACTCTTAAAAAAGATTGAAACTGACTATTCTGAAGAAGTTTTAAACAAACTGAGCGATAAGCAACAGGAGTTTGAGGCCTTAGACGGGTATAACATAGAATACAGAGCCAATGAGATCCTTGCAGGTCTGGGTTTCAGTACTGCAGATCAGCACCGGCCATTGAATACTTTCTCCGGAGGATGGAGGATGAGGGTAATGCTTGCAAAAATACTTTTGCAGACACCAGATATCCTTTTGCTCGATGAGCCTACCAACCACATGGATTTACCTTCCATCAAATGGCTGGAAACTTATTTGTTAAGCTTTGAAGGTGCCATTGTGATCGTTTCTCACGATAGGTATTTCTTAGATAAAGTAGTGAACCGTATTGTAGAATCCCGCAAAGGAAAACTCACCCCTTACGCCGGAAATTACACCTTCTATCTGGAAGAAAAAGCCCTTCGCGGTGAAATCCAGAAAGGAGAGTTTAAAAACCAGCAGGCAAAGATCAAACAGGAAGAACGCCTGATTGAACGTTTCCGTGCCAAAGCTTCCAAAGCAAAAATGGCACAGTCAAGGATGAAAGCCCTGGACAAAATGGAACGTGTGGAAGATGTTGATGATGACAACCCGACAGTTAACTTCCAGTTTAAGTTCTCTAAGCCATCCGGCCGCCACGTAATCCGCATAGAGGAAGCCACAAAAAGCTATCCGAATGTAGATATCCTGGAGAATGCCGAAGGTGTAATTGAAAAAGGTGATAAAATTGCTTTAATTGGTGCCAACGGTAAGGGTAAATCCACCTTGCTACGGATCATTGCAGGTGCAGAAGCCTTTCAGGGTAAATGCGAAACCGGTCATAATGTAACCACCACTTTCTTTGCTCAGCATCAGCTGGAATCTTTACACCTGGACAATACCATTCTGGAGGAACTTCAGGCATTTGCCCCTAAGCATACCGATACAGAATTACGTGGTATCCTGGGTTGTTTCCTTTTCACCGGTGATGATGTTTTCAAGAAAATCCGCGTATTATCCGGAGGAGAGAAATCAAGGGTAGCATTAGCGAAGTCTTTAACAACAGACTCTAACTTCCTGATTCTGGATGAGCCTACGAATCACCTGGACATTCAATCTGTAAACATTCTGATCCAGGCATTAACCCAATATGAAGGTACTTTTATTGCCGTATCTCACGATAGGTATTTCCTGGATAATGTGGCCAATAAAATATGGTTCATCGAAGATAAAGACATTAAAGAGTATCCGGGTACTTATGCGGAATACGAGGAATGGAATGCCAAAAGGCCTCCTGCTGCTCCTTCCACTGTTCCGGTCAGACCTGACAAAGAAGTGAAGCCAAAGGTAGCAGAAGAGAAAGCGGCTCCCAGCAATCAGCAGCAATTAAAAAAGCTGAATGATCAATTGAAGAAAATTGAAGCAGAGATCGCTGTTTTCGAACAAAATGTAAAAAGTATAGAAGCTGAAATTGCCGATGAAACTGTATATTCAAATGCAGTAAAACTGGCAGCAGCCAACAAAAATTATATTGATGCCAAGCACGAGCTGGACAATGCCCAGAATAAATGGGAAGAACTGGCTTCGGACATTATGGAAATGGAAGAAAAATGA
- a CDS encoding spore protein has product MAVTRLKRKDRRNKTFAKLDVKNLKLATNIELGSRSKQSTKDQLAKNNAVLDKLTAKA; this is encoded by the coding sequence ATGGCAGTTACGAGATTAAAAAGAAAAGACAGAAGAAATAAGACTTTCGCTAAATTAGACGTGAAAAACTTAAAGTTAGCTACAAACATTGAATTAGGTAGCCGTTCTAAACAATCTACTAAAGATCAATTGGCTAAAAACAATGCAGTCTTAGACAAACTTACTGCAAAAGCATAA
- a CDS encoding TrmH family RNA methyltransferase produces the protein MLSKSQISFIKSLHQKKYRKENGIFIIEGIKSIAEFIQSSYQIHSIYYLAQYQPLLPALPANIKLFEVNNAELDKISTLQTPQGILALVHIPENPALAIRQLQNTFSLVLDDVQDPGNLGTIIRTADWFGFKQIICSNHTVEVYNPKTVQATMGSLSRVNVFYQDLAPLISATTIPVFGAVFNGKSIYDTNWGKEGLVILGNEGQGISPEIIGLITDPVTIPRIGGAESLNVAVCAAILCADISRNFQK, from the coding sequence ATGCTTTCAAAATCTCAAATAAGTTTTATTAAATCGTTACATCAAAAAAAGTACCGTAAAGAAAATGGGATATTTATTATTGAAGGTATAAAATCTATTGCAGAGTTTATTCAATCTTCATACCAGATTCATAGCATCTACTATCTGGCACAATATCAGCCGCTACTCCCCGCTTTACCGGCAAATATAAAGTTATTTGAAGTAAACAACGCCGAACTGGATAAGATTAGTACCTTACAAACCCCACAAGGGATTCTTGCCCTCGTTCATATCCCTGAAAATCCGGCGTTGGCCATCAGACAACTCCAAAATACTTTTTCTTTAGTACTCGATGATGTACAGGATCCGGGAAATCTGGGTACCATTATCCGCACTGCAGACTGGTTTGGCTTTAAACAGATCATTTGCTCCAACCATACAGTGGAAGTCTATAATCCAAAAACCGTACAGGCAACGATGGGTTCATTAAGCAGGGTAAATGTCTTTTATCAGGACCTTGCTCCTCTTATATCGGCAACAACTATTCCGGTATTCGGGGCGGTATTTAATGGCAAAAGCATCTATGATACGAACTGGGGAAAGGAAGGATTGGTCATTTTGGGTAATGAAGGGCAGGGAATTTCCCCGGAAATCATCGGATTGATTACCGATCCGGTCACCATTCCCAGGATTGGAGGAGCAGAATCTTTAAACGTAGCTGTTTGTGCTGCAATACTATGCGCAGATATTAGCAGAAATTTTCAGAAATAA
- a CDS encoding phosphatase PAP2 family protein — MQFRFHFYSLLFAGCLSFSPFIGRAQYADSTLQQPTANHFWKSSFVKKSTVPVLMFGATALTWPHRKEIREVRNRFIPTFRYKFDDYLQYAPAAAVVALNMAGVKGKHSPKRAFVSYAFSLGIMGAVVNGVKHTARVERPDASSKNSFPSGHTAMAFMNAAVLDKEYGEYRHPLYGVAGYAMATATALGRGLNNRHWVTDVLAGAGVGILSTEVGYLITDQLFKNRGMNEPVKRNPIPIQARPSFLEMHLGYATATSRDLAAVEDGGVYSRDGFNYGLEGAWFLNKNFGIGGEFAFTSFPLSSEKADLGPDIREISNDLFTQALGVRYLNIGPYFSLPLANNWFVTAKLNAGLSSGSKGNIILNIKEEYQKEYGTAELPYLKYKPKAAPSWSAGIGIQKRIGRNTAIKAYTTYFGSAHEFDMDILQDIDDDGHYIYEHVPDDHIKTRFNHLTFGIGITAFIW, encoded by the coding sequence ATGCAGTTCAGATTTCATTTTTACTCCCTCCTATTTGCCGGATGCCTCAGTTTCAGCCCCTTCATTGGAAGGGCACAATATGCAGACAGCACTTTACAACAGCCCACAGCTAACCATTTCTGGAAAAGTTCCTTTGTTAAAAAATCCACGGTTCCGGTTCTGATGTTCGGAGCTACTGCCCTGACCTGGCCTCACCGTAAAGAGATCAGAGAGGTAAGGAACCGGTTCATTCCAACATTCAGGTATAAGTTCGATGATTACCTTCAATATGCCCCCGCCGCCGCGGTTGTGGCCCTGAATATGGCAGGAGTAAAAGGAAAGCACAGTCCGAAAAGGGCCTTTGTTTCCTATGCCTTCTCCCTCGGAATAATGGGAGCAGTAGTGAACGGTGTAAAACACACTGCAAGAGTAGAACGTCCTGATGCCAGTTCAAAGAATTCCTTTCCTTCCGGACATACCGCAATGGCTTTCATGAATGCGGCAGTTCTGGATAAAGAATACGGCGAATACAGGCACCCGCTATATGGGGTTGCAGGCTATGCGATGGCCACAGCAACCGCTTTAGGCCGGGGTTTAAATAACAGACACTGGGTAACAGACGTACTTGCCGGTGCTGGTGTGGGGATTCTCTCCACGGAAGTCGGCTATCTGATTACCGACCAGCTATTTAAAAACAGGGGCATGAATGAACCTGTAAAAAGAAACCCCATCCCTATTCAGGCCAGACCAAGTTTTCTGGAGATGCACCTTGGTTATGCCACTGCGACCAGCAGAGATCTGGCCGCAGTAGAAGATGGCGGTGTCTATAGCCGGGATGGCTTTAATTATGGGCTGGAGGGTGCCTGGTTCCTCAATAAAAATTTCGGCATTGGCGGAGAGTTTGCCTTTACCAGTTTCCCATTAAGTTCAGAAAAGGCAGACCTTGGTCCGGACATCAGGGAGATCAGCAATGATTTGTTCACTCAGGCGCTTGGGGTAAGGTACCTGAATATAGGCCCCTATTTTAGTCTCCCGCTAGCCAACAACTGGTTTGTTACCGCAAAATTAAATGCAGGACTTTCTTCGGGCAGTAAGGGGAACATTATCCTCAACATCAAAGAAGAATATCAGAAAGAATACGGGACAGCAGAATTGCCATACCTGAAATATAAACCCAAAGCTGCGCCAAGCTGGTCTGCAGGCATAGGTATTCAAAAAAGAATTGGCAGAAATACGGCCATTAAGGCCTATACCACCTATTTTGGATCTGCCCATGAATTTGATATGGATATCCTTCAGGACATCGATGATGACGGCCATTACATTTACGAACACGTACCTGATGACCATATCAAGACCAGGTTCAACCACCTGACCTTTGGCATTGGTATTACCGCATTTATCTGGTAG
- a CDS encoding quinone-dependent dihydroorotate dehydrogenase yields the protein MYRLIKPLFFQFDPEKVHHFVVKQLNWFHNHFPLGKTVLRSSFDVNIKGLEREVFGIKFRNPVGLAAGFDKNGEYIEALSNLGFGFIEVGTVTPLPQPGNDKPRMFRLQEDEAIINRMGFNNKGVDTLAERLRLLKDKDKTIVIGGNIGKNKSTPNEEAVNDYIKCFDRLFDVVDYFVVNVSSPNTPGLRELQEKEPLMHLLNTLQQRNQTHEVCRPILLKIAPDLTDEQLDDIVEIVMETKIAGVIATNTTIDRSGLHTSDAVLNEAGGLSGKPLTVRSTEVIRYLSNKSNKAFPIIGVGGIHSPQDAKDKLEAGASLVQLYTGFIYEGPGIVKRICKELV from the coding sequence ATGTATCGTCTAATTAAGCCCTTATTCTTTCAGTTTGATCCCGAAAAAGTGCACCATTTTGTGGTGAAACAACTGAATTGGTTTCACAATCATTTCCCTTTAGGGAAGACCGTTTTACGCAGCAGCTTTGATGTCAATATCAAAGGGCTGGAGCGTGAGGTCTTTGGGATTAAATTTAGAAATCCGGTAGGTCTTGCCGCGGGATTTGATAAAAACGGAGAATATATTGAGGCATTGAGTAACCTGGGGTTCGGCTTTATTGAAGTCGGAACTGTTACCCCATTACCGCAACCTGGAAACGACAAGCCAAGGATGTTCCGCCTGCAGGAAGATGAGGCAATCATCAACCGCATGGGCTTTAATAATAAAGGGGTGGATACGCTGGCAGAGCGTTTGAGGCTGCTGAAGGACAAAGATAAAACCATCGTGATCGGTGGAAATATCGGAAAGAATAAGAGTACCCCTAACGAAGAGGCGGTAAACGATTATATCAAATGTTTTGACCGCCTGTTTGATGTGGTGGATTATTTTGTAGTCAATGTGAGTTCTCCAAATACACCAGGCCTGAGAGAATTGCAGGAGAAAGAGCCGCTGATGCATTTACTGAATACTTTACAGCAAAGAAACCAGACTCATGAGGTTTGCAGGCCAATCCTGCTGAAAATCGCTCCTGACCTGACTGATGAACAGCTGGATGATATCGTAGAGATTGTAATGGAAACAAAGATTGCAGGTGTAATCGCGACGAATACGACTATTGACCGGTCCGGGCTGCATACAAGTGATGCCGTCCTGAATGAAGCCGGAGGACTGAGTGGGAAACCTTTAACCGTTCGTTCAACAGAAGTGATCAGGTACCTGTCCAATAAATCAAATAAAGCATTTCCGATTATCGGGGTAGGAGGGATTCATTCTCCGCAGGATGCCAAAGATAAGCTGGAGGCCGGAGCTTCTCTGGTGCAGCTGTATACCGGTTTTATTTATGAAGGTCCTGGTATCGTGAAAAGAATTTGTAAAGAACTCGTTTAA
- a CDS encoding BamA/TamA family outer membrane protein, with product MKAYYNYKKNVGFRAILLLIIVFVTGCSSTKYIEDYQSVVKKVKIDSLNKTFEEEAYNYIQKDIRPTSTIGVNVFLYNIFNTKNGRYKTSNIKSIGSPPPILDSALVEISRNQIEKYLASKGYFMAKVKSDIKVKDQKAEVLFTAKMGPEFSISEIDYQIPDQTVKDLYLSKKDLFTHFKKGMRYDDDSLGYERDQIYQMMKENGYFDFAKPYVKYLVDSNSNASKAKVTLQIDNPLDKPHHVKYTIGETNVLIAPNSDGYPDSIVLNKRIFRGLRYTDLSKKFRRNPIVRYNFLRQGEQYDIRNENVTFDRLYELNVFKNVKIDYQKAKDSSNKVNPFIQLIPQKIMSNRVEGEVPFNGGTVGFTLSNTYTNNNFLRGAERFEFQVKGGLQSRIGQGGNLFSDIYQRDFSVSASLSVPRLMAPIFSKYVTGKGGMPHTVFSTSYVYALQKDFFKRQVFLTSLTYEFIETKSKLHSLTPLNFEYRFGGLLFNETDSAGGIPDIVKNNLYTIRLLKRKDITLGIKYVYSLNADKLLSNRSFVYLRGNVDVAGNLLQAISKIGGGKYDPDNENYAKILGLPFNQYFRPEVDIRWYKGLGGDKQFVARLNAGAGFAYGNSREIPFEKLFFAGGSSGVRAWQARTLGPGNYNRGDRLDSKEARQALYGIDQLGEMHIEANLEYRYKLLDKFFGAKLKGAVFLDMGNVWNISDAASGYPETRFQLKNLGKQIAIGTGVGLRYDVQYFVFRFDVGLKLKDPQFTGSDQWVISKFLSGARDFKNVYKEKNSPDSYRFVQYNFGIGMPF from the coding sequence TTGAAAGCATACTATAATTATAAAAAGAATGTCGGGTTTCGTGCAATATTACTACTTATTATTGTTTTTGTCACAGGATGTTCCTCAACAAAATATATTGAAGACTACCAATCCGTTGTTAAAAAAGTAAAAATTGACAGCTTAAATAAAACTTTCGAAGAAGAGGCTTACAATTATATTCAGAAAGACATCAGGCCTACCTCCACAATCGGGGTGAATGTGTTTCTGTACAATATTTTCAATACCAAGAACGGTCGTTATAAAACGAGCAATATCAAGTCTATTGGAAGTCCGCCACCTATTCTGGATAGTGCGCTGGTAGAAATTTCTCGCAACCAGATTGAAAAATACCTGGCTTCCAAAGGTTATTTTATGGCAAAGGTAAAATCAGATATCAAGGTGAAAGACCAAAAAGCAGAAGTGCTTTTTACCGCGAAGATGGGGCCCGAGTTTTCCATCAGTGAGATTGATTATCAGATTCCCGATCAGACGGTGAAAGACTTGTATTTGTCAAAAAAGGATTTGTTTACCCATTTTAAAAAGGGCATGCGTTACGATGATGATTCCCTGGGATACGAAAGAGACCAGATTTATCAGATGATGAAGGAAAACGGGTATTTTGATTTCGCCAAACCTTATGTGAAATACCTGGTCGATTCTAATAGTAATGCAAGCAAGGCAAAAGTAACTTTGCAGATTGATAATCCATTGGATAAACCACATCATGTTAAATATACGATCGGAGAAACCAATGTATTGATTGCACCAAATTCAGATGGATATCCGGATTCCATAGTCTTAAATAAGCGGATCTTTAGGGGATTGAGGTATACCGACCTTTCAAAAAAGTTCAGAAGAAACCCGATAGTCAGGTATAACTTTTTACGTCAGGGGGAGCAATATGATATTCGGAATGAAAACGTCACTTTCGACCGTTTGTATGAGCTGAATGTTTTCAAAAATGTAAAGATTGATTATCAGAAAGCCAAAGACAGCTCCAATAAGGTGAACCCTTTTATTCAGTTGATACCTCAGAAAATCATGAGCAACAGGGTGGAAGGAGAAGTTCCTTTTAACGGGGGGACGGTAGGTTTCACATTGAGTAACACTTATACGAATAACAACTTTCTCAGAGGAGCTGAACGCTTTGAATTTCAGGTTAAGGGAGGCCTACAGTCAAGAATCGGACAAGGGGGTAACCTCTTCAGTGATATTTACCAACGTGATTTCTCGGTAAGCGCAAGTCTCTCTGTACCCAGGTTAATGGCCCCTATATTTTCCAAATATGTTACCGGAAAGGGAGGAATGCCACATACGGTTTTCTCTACCAGTTATGTATACGCCTTGCAGAAAGATTTTTTTAAACGTCAGGTGTTTTTAACCTCTCTGACCTATGAATTTATCGAAACCAAATCGAAGCTGCATTCCCTTACTCCTCTGAATTTTGAATATCGGTTCGGTGGATTGCTCTTTAATGAAACCGATAGCGCAGGAGGTATTCCTGATATCGTGAAGAACAATCTGTATACGATAAGGTTGTTGAAGCGTAAAGACATTACTCTTGGTATCAAGTATGTCTATTCCCTGAATGCAGACAAGTTATTGAGCAATCGCAGTTTTGTTTACCTGAGGGGAAATGTGGATGTGGCAGGAAATCTGCTGCAGGCAATTTCTAAAATCGGAGGTGGAAAATATGATCCTGATAACGAAAATTATGCTAAAATTTTAGGGCTTCCCTTTAATCAATACTTCCGTCCCGAAGTCGACATCCGTTGGTACAAAGGATTGGGAGGTGATAAGCAATTCGTAGCCAGGCTAAATGCGGGAGCAGGTTTTGCTTATGGAAACTCAAGAGAAATTCCTTTTGAGAAGTTATTCTTTGCGGGAGGATCCTCAGGAGTCAGGGCATGGCAGGCAAGAACACTTGGCCCTGGTAATTATAACCGGGGAGACCGCTTGGATAGTAAGGAGGCCCGCCAGGCGCTTTATGGCATTGACCAGTTGGGAGAGATGCACATTGAGGCCAACCTGGAATACCGGTATAAGCTGCTGGATAAATTTTTTGGAGCTAAGTTAAAAGGGGCTGTGTTTTTAGATATGGGAAATGTTTGGAATATCTCTGATGCTGCCTCCGGATATCCGGAAACGAGGTTCCAGCTTAAAAATCTAGGCAAACAGATCGCTATCGGTACCGGAGTAGGACTTAGATATGACGTACAATATTTCGTGTTCCGCTTTGACGTCGGACTAAAACTTAAAGACCCGCAATTCACCGGATCAGACCAATGGGTGATCAGTAAGTTCCTCAGCGGAGCCAGAGATTTTAAAAACGTCTATAAGGAGAAAAATTCACCGGATAGCTACCGCTTCGTACAATACAACTTTGGAATAGGAATGCCTTTCTAG